From a single Equus asinus isolate D_3611 breed Donkey chromosome 2, EquAss-T2T_v2, whole genome shotgun sequence genomic region:
- the LOC106833427 gene encoding olfactory receptor 4F6-like: MYEANYSEVSQFVFLGFSASRPVQHFLLAFSTAFYVIIVLGNLLIVFVVTFYPHLHSPMYFLLANLSFIDMHLSTLTVPKMISDLYSGHKTISFQGCVIQIFVLHVLGGSEMVLLITMALDRYIAICKPLHYLTVMNPRMCILLVSGAWVIGLLHSVAQLAFVVHLHFCGPNEIDSFYCDLPQFIKLACTDTYRIEFMVTANSGVISMGTFFLLIISYVFILVTVWKRSSGGLSKALSTLSAHITVVVLFFGPCIFVYMWPFPTVSVDKFLAILDFMITPILNPAIYTLRNKDMKTAIKRLSIQLLNLRKLS; the protein is encoded by the coding sequence ATGTATGAAGCAAATTACTCTGAAGTGTCTCAATTTGTGTTCCTGGGATTTTCTGCCTCTAGACCAGTGCAGCATTTCCTCCTTGCCTTCTCTACAGCATTTTATGTAATAATTGTTCTGGGAAACCTTCTAATTGTGTTTGTAGTGACCTTTTATCCTCATTTACATTCCCCCATGTACTTCCTTTTAGCCAATCTCTCATTTATTGATATGCATCTTTCTACTTTAACAGTTCCTAAGATGATTTCTGACTTGTACTCTGGGCACAAAACCATATCCTTCCAGGGGTGTGTCATTCAGATATTTGTCCTTCACGTCCTGGGTGGATCTGAGATGGTGCTGCTCATCACCATGGCCCTGGATCGATACATTGCCATATGTAAACCCCTCCACTACCTGACTGTCATGAACCCACGGATGTGCATTTTGCTTGTATCTGGTGCCTGGGTTATTGGCCTCCTTCACTCAGTGGCCCAGTTAGCTTTTGTCGTTCATTTGCATTTTTGTGGTCCTAATGAGATAGATAGCTTTTACTGTGATCTACCTCAATTTATTAAACTTGCCTGCACAGACACTTACAGAATAGAATTCATGGTTACTGCCAACAGTGGGGTCATTTCCATGGGcacctttttcttattgattatcTCCTATGTCTTTATCCTGGTCACTGTATGGAAACGATCTTCAGGTGGTTTATCCAAGGCCCTTTCTACTCTGTCAGCTCATATCACTGTGGTGGTTTTGTTCTTTGGACCATGCATCTTTGTTTACATGTGGCCATTTCCCACAGTGTCAGTGGATAAGTTTCTTGCCATTTTGGACTTTATGATTACACCCATCCTGAATCCTGCCATCTATACACTGAGGAACAAGGACATGAAGACGGCAATAAAGAGACTGAGTATTCAACTCTTGAATTTGAGGAAGCTCTCCTAA